One part of the Candidatus Bathyarchaeota archaeon genome encodes these proteins:
- a CDS encoding 50S ribosomal protein L1, whose protein sequence is TANIKAQIARWRKTVNVRLRGQPVLQCAVGTEDMKDEEIAENVMAVVRRVEGRLKRGLKNITTIYLKTTMGSPVKIKL, encoded by the coding sequence AACAGCAAACATTAAGGCACAAATCGCAAGATGGAGAAAAACCGTAAACGTACGACTGCGAGGTCAACCCGTTCTTCAATGTGCTGTAGGGACGGAAGACATGAAAGACGAAGAAATCGCCGAAAACGTTATGGCTGTGGTGAGAAGAGTTGAAGGAAGACTTAAAAGAGGCCTCAAAAACATTACGACAATTTACCTGAAAACTACCATGGGTTCGCCTGTGAAAATCAAACTGTAG